A single genomic interval of Spirosoma taeanense harbors:
- a CDS encoding universal stress protein, producing MEIPTLQRILVPVDFSESSLNALTTAVAISQRQGAELQLLHVLDADTHAFSGGEPASDALTELVQAQTKKIEELASRTADEHQITCYGGCRVGSVSSEIATAAHIADADLIVLGTHGTSGIRAFHIGTEAYQVIKTAGCPVLTVPAHKSWPLFEHILFPIRPVPNALEKYEFARKIIHPDHTQLTVLALHAPDEVISIGQLQDEVGALNVQLARDGIKSQTIFCPTELIAETVLQKADELAADLLVITATLDTRIQDFFIGPFTQQIVHNARVPVLSIRPHSSSAQGPSRVEWHYSWQAQAANWKSSEATPPDWPTGQSNQ from the coding sequence ATGGAAATACCTACCCTCCAACGGATCCTGGTTCCCGTTGACTTCAGTGAGTCCTCACTCAACGCATTAACTACGGCCGTAGCCATAAGCCAGCGACAGGGGGCCGAATTGCAGTTACTGCACGTACTCGACGCCGACACTCACGCCTTTTCGGGTGGAGAACCTGCTTCGGATGCGCTGACAGAGCTGGTGCAGGCCCAGACAAAGAAGATTGAAGAACTGGCTTCACGAACAGCCGATGAACACCAGATCACCTGTTACGGGGGTTGTCGGGTGGGCAGCGTTAGTTCCGAAATTGCAACCGCAGCTCATATTGCCGACGCCGACCTGATTGTGCTGGGAACGCACGGCACATCGGGAATTCGGGCTTTTCATATCGGCACTGAAGCCTACCAGGTTATCAAAACGGCGGGGTGTCCCGTGCTGACGGTGCCGGCTCATAAATCCTGGCCACTTTTCGAGCATATCCTGTTCCCCATCCGACCCGTACCGAACGCCCTGGAGAAGTACGAGTTTGCCCGCAAGATTATCCACCCCGACCATACTCAGCTAACTGTGCTGGCCCTGCACGCGCCCGACGAAGTGATCAGCATTGGCCAGTTGCAGGATGAAGTCGGGGCCCTGAATGTGCAGCTGGCCCGCGACGGCATCAAAAGCCAGACGATATTCTGCCCAACCGAACTCATCGCCGAGACTGTTCTGCAAAAAGCTGACGAATTAGCCGCCGACCTACTCGTTATCACTGCAACCTTGGACACCCGGATTCAGGACTTTTTTATTGGCCCCTTTACCCAGCAGATTGTACACAACGCCCGGGTGCCGGTCCTGTCGATACGTCCGCACTCTTCGTCGGCCCAGGGTCCTTCCCGGGTCGAATGGCACTATAGCTGGCAGGCTCAGGCCGCCAACTGGAAAAGTAGCGAAGCGACGCCACCGGACTGGCCGACTGGGCAGTCAAATCAGTAA